The proteins below are encoded in one region of Buttiauxella gaviniae:
- the acrD gene encoding multidrug efflux RND transporter permease AcrD — translation MANFFINRPIFAWVLAIILCLTGLLAIFSLPIEQYPDLAPPNVRITANYPGASAQTLENTVTQVIEQNMTGLDNMMYMSSQSSSTGQASITLSFKAGTDPDEAVQQVQNQLQSAMRKLPQAVQTQGVTVRKTGDTNILMIAFVSTDGSMDKQDIADYVASNIQDPISRINGVGDVDAYGSQYSMRIWLDPTKLTSFQMTTQDVVDAIESQNAQIAVGQLGGTPSVDRQALNATINSQSLLQTPQQFKDITLRVNQDGSVVTLGDVAEVELGAEKYDFLSRYNGQPASGLGIKLASGANEMETDKLARAKIEELSQYFPHGLEAKIAYETTPFVKASIIDVVKTLLEAIALVFLVMYLFLQNFRATLIPTIAVPVVLLGTFSVLYAFGYSINTLTMFAMVLAIGLLVDDAIVVVENVERIMSEEGLSPKEATRKSMGQIQGALVGIAMVLSAVFVPMAFFGGTTGAIYRQFSITIVSAMVLSVLVAMILTPALCATILKPLHKGEHHGQKGFFGWFNRMFNRNANRYETRVGKILTHSLRWMLIYVLLIGGMVFLFLRLPTSFLPLEDQGVFTTSIQLPSGATQQQTTKVVEKLEQYYLTKEKDNVLSVFSTIGSGPGGNGQNVARMFVRLKDWDVRDPDTASSFAIIERATKAFRGIKEARVIASSPPAISGLGNAAGFDMELQDHAGAGHDALMQARDQLLEMAGNETLLTRVRHNGLDDSPQMQIDIDQRKAQALGVSIDDINNTLQTAWGSSYVNDFMDRGRVKKVYVQAAAKYRMLPEDINQWYVRNKDGGMVPFSAFASSHWETGSPRLERYNGYSSLEIVGEAAPGVSTGTAMEIMENLVQKLPSGFGLEWTGMSYQERLSGAQAPALYAISLLVVFLCLAALYESWSVPFSVMLVVPLGVIGALLATWMRGLENDVYFQVGLLTVIGLSAKNAILIVEFANDMNAQGRELVAATLDACRQRLRPILMTSLAFIFGVLPMATSSGAGSGSQHAVGTGVMGGMISATVLAIFFVPLFFVLVRRRFPLKEHSEN, via the coding sequence ATGGCGAATTTCTTTATTAATCGCCCCATTTTTGCCTGGGTGTTGGCCATTATTTTGTGCCTGACCGGGTTACTTGCGATTTTCTCGCTCCCTATTGAGCAATATCCTGACCTCGCACCGCCCAACGTGCGTATCACCGCCAACTATCCTGGCGCATCGGCACAGACGCTGGAAAACACCGTTACGCAGGTTATCGAGCAGAATATGACCGGGCTGGACAACATGATGTACATGTCCTCCCAAAGTAGCAGCACCGGCCAGGCGAGTATTACGCTGAGTTTTAAAGCCGGAACCGATCCAGATGAAGCGGTGCAACAGGTGCAAAACCAGTTGCAGTCAGCGATGCGTAAATTACCGCAGGCGGTGCAAACGCAGGGCGTAACGGTCAGGAAAACGGGCGATACCAACATCCTGATGATTGCCTTCGTTTCGACCGACGGCAGTATGGATAAGCAAGATATTGCCGACTACGTTGCCAGTAATATTCAGGACCCCATCAGCCGTATTAACGGCGTGGGCGACGTTGATGCCTACGGTTCGCAATATTCGATGCGTATCTGGCTCGACCCGACCAAACTCACCAGTTTCCAGATGACGACGCAAGATGTGGTTGATGCGATTGAATCGCAGAATGCGCAAATCGCCGTCGGCCAGTTAGGGGGCACACCTTCCGTCGACAGGCAAGCGCTCAATGCCACGATTAACTCTCAATCATTGCTGCAAACGCCGCAGCAATTTAAAGATATTACGCTGCGCGTAAATCAGGACGGTTCAGTCGTCACGCTCGGTGATGTGGCAGAGGTCGAACTGGGGGCAGAAAAGTATGATTTCCTGAGTCGTTATAACGGGCAGCCTGCGTCCGGCCTGGGAATTAAACTCGCGTCCGGCGCGAATGAAATGGAGACCGATAAACTCGCCCGCGCCAAAATTGAAGAACTGTCACAATATTTTCCTCACGGCCTGGAAGCGAAAATTGCCTACGAAACCACGCCGTTTGTTAAAGCTTCGATTATTGATGTAGTAAAAACCCTGCTGGAAGCTATCGCGCTGGTTTTCCTCGTCATGTATCTGTTTTTACAAAACTTCCGTGCAACGCTGATTCCCACTATCGCGGTACCGGTGGTGCTTCTGGGAACCTTCTCAGTGCTTTACGCCTTCGGCTACAGCATTAATACCCTGACGATGTTTGCTATGGTGCTGGCCATCGGTTTGCTGGTGGACGATGCCATTGTGGTGGTGGAAAACGTCGAGCGCATCATGAGCGAGGAAGGATTATCGCCCAAAGAAGCCACGCGTAAATCAATGGGCCAGATTCAAGGCGCGCTGGTCGGCATCGCGATGGTGTTGTCAGCGGTATTCGTTCCGATGGCCTTTTTCGGCGGCACGACAGGGGCGATTTATCGCCAGTTTTCGATAACTATCGTTTCCGCGATGGTGCTGTCGGTGCTGGTGGCGATGATCCTCACACCTGCTTTGTGCGCCACGATTCTCAAACCGCTGCATAAAGGGGAACATCACGGTCAGAAAGGCTTCTTCGGCTGGTTCAACCGCATGTTTAACCGCAATGCGAACCGCTATGAAACGCGCGTGGGAAAAATACTGACCCACAGTCTACGTTGGATGCTTATTTACGTGCTGCTGATTGGCGGCATGGTGTTCCTGTTCCTGCGGCTACCGACCTCTTTCCTGCCGCTTGAAGATCAGGGCGTATTTACCACATCCATTCAGCTCCCGAGCGGTGCAACGCAGCAGCAAACCACCAAAGTGGTTGAGAAGCTCGAGCAATATTATCTGACCAAAGAGAAAGATAACGTGCTGTCGGTATTCTCCACTATCGGCTCCGGACCTGGCGGAAACGGGCAAAACGTGGCGCGTATGTTTGTTCGCTTAAAAGATTGGGACGTGCGCGATCCCGACACCGCCAGTTCGTTCGCCATTATCGAACGAGCGACCAAAGCCTTCCGCGGCATCAAAGAAGCCCGCGTTATTGCCAGCAGCCCACCCGCGATTAGCGGCTTAGGGAACGCAGCCGGTTTCGATATGGAATTGCAGGACCACGCCGGGGCTGGGCACGATGCGCTGATGCAGGCGCGTGACCAACTCCTGGAAATGGCAGGCAATGAAACGTTACTCACCCGCGTTCGCCATAACGGCCTGGACGACAGCCCGCAAATGCAGATTGATATCGATCAGCGTAAAGCGCAGGCGCTGGGGGTTTCCATTGATGACATTAATAACACCCTGCAAACCGCATGGGGCTCCAGCTACGTGAATGATTTTATGGACAGAGGGCGTGTAAAAAAGGTGTACGTGCAGGCCGCCGCTAAGTACCGCATGCTTCCGGAAGATATTAACCAGTGGTATGTGCGCAACAAAGACGGTGGAATGGTGCCCTTCTCCGCGTTTGCCAGCTCACACTGGGAAACCGGCTCCCCTCGCCTTGAACGGTATAATGGTTATTCCTCGCTGGAAATCGTCGGTGAAGCCGCTCCCGGCGTGAGTACCGGGACGGCCATGGAGATTATGGAAAATCTGGTACAAAAATTACCGAGCGGTTTTGGTCTGGAATGGACGGGCATGTCTTACCAGGAACGACTTTCTGGCGCCCAGGCCCCGGCGCTGTACGCCATTTCACTACTCGTCGTGTTCCTGTGCCTTGCCGCCCTTTATGAAAGCTGGTCGGTGCCCTTCTCGGTAATGCTGGTGGTGCCACTCGGCGTGATTGGTGCGCTGCTTGCCACCTGGATGCGCGGCCTTGAAAATGATGTTTATTTCCAGGTGGGGCTGCTCACCGTTATTGGGCTATCGGCTAAAAATGCCATTCTTATCGTCGAATTTGCCAACGATATGAATGCCCAAGGCCGTGAACTGGTCGCCGCAACGCTTGATGCCTGCCGCCAGCGCTTACGCCCGATATTAATGACGTCTCTGGCGTTTATCTTCGGCGTGCTGCCGATGGCCACCAGCAGCGGTGCAGGTTCTGGCAGCCAGCACGCGGTAGGTACTGGCGTGATGGGCGGGATGATTTCAGCCACGGTACTGGCGATATTCTTCGTGCCACTCTTCTTTGTGCTGGTCCGCAGGCGATTCCCGCTCAAGGAACATTCAGAAAACTGA
- the ypfM gene encoding protein YpfM, with protein MIEHEVGNWKDFIEDMLRK; from the coding sequence ATGATCGAACACGAAGTAGGGAACTGGAAAGATTTCATCGAAGATATGCTTCGTAAATGA